The following proteins are co-located in the Desulfatitalea tepidiphila genome:
- a CDS encoding SHOCT domain-containing protein: MTQKVEIVPGKLTARGAAIGTWVVSLLMLFGLVMAVVVLMETSFSSEPGLAILMCLFWLVWMGACIGIIVQFRRVVRASRQSGTDTLAELRFDPPDASGGAPGDLAPGADIEARLRHLDKLRHSRLIDEEEYIAQRARILQEL; encoded by the coding sequence ATGACGCAAAAAGTCGAGATCGTTCCCGGAAAACTGACGGCCCGCGGCGCGGCCATCGGCACTTGGGTAGTTTCCCTTTTGATGCTATTCGGCCTGGTGATGGCCGTGGTGGTGCTGATGGAGACCTCCTTCTCCTCAGAGCCGGGCCTGGCGATTCTGATGTGCCTCTTCTGGCTGGTCTGGATGGGCGCCTGCATCGGTATCATCGTCCAATTCCGACGGGTGGTGAGGGCGTCGCGGCAGAGCGGTACGGACACCCTCGCGGAACTGCGATTCGACCCTCCGGACGCTTCCGGCGGCGCTCCCGGTGATCTTGCGCCGGGCGCCGACATCGAGGCGCGGTTGCGCCATCTGGACAAACTGCGCCACAGCCGGCTGATCGACGAGGAGGAGTACATCGCCCAGCGGGCCCGTATTCTTCAGGAGCTCTGA
- a CDS encoding acyl-CoA dehydrogenase family protein: MFDFMMTDEQKKLREEVRDLVRWVPRQMILDMDQDKIQFPKEFLREAGRRNLFGCRYPKRWGGRGMDWVSTCMVMEEVGTLGYIFACVFGVGAELVCDAIILHGTDAQKERYVKPLLSGEIFAAECLTEPRGGSDFFGTTTTAEDKGDHFVINGQKRFIVGAEGADYFLVYAKTDPAAEPHKALTCFIVDRGPGVRVDYIYGLMGSRGGGAGRVVFKDVRVPKENIVGRLNGGYAVFNTMMIPERLGTAAMTIGAARPALTVATGYTTRRKAFGQPIAQFQGVSFQVAEAAMLLDAARSMIYTTARMVDSGVPARETRRMVSQAKKFVTESCQKVAHNAMQVMGGIGYTNVFPVERIARDLRLASIWTGSNEVMSMIIAHEWYKEYLASKAKKAERDYENDAAEAFAEGEKIYE; encoded by the coding sequence ATGTTTGATTTCATGATGACCGACGAACAAAAAAAATTGCGCGAAGAGGTGCGGGACCTGGTGCGCTGGGTGCCGCGGCAGATGATCCTCGATATGGACCAGGACAAGATCCAGTTCCCCAAAGAATTTCTGCGCGAAGCCGGCCGGCGCAACCTGTTCGGCTGCCGCTACCCCAAGAGGTGGGGCGGCCGCGGCATGGACTGGGTCTCCACATGCATGGTCATGGAGGAGGTGGGCACCCTGGGCTACATTTTTGCCTGCGTCTTCGGGGTGGGTGCCGAGTTGGTCTGCGACGCCATCATCCTGCACGGCACCGACGCCCAGAAGGAGCGTTACGTCAAGCCGCTTCTGAGCGGAGAAATCTTCGCCGCCGAATGCCTCACCGAACCCCGGGGCGGGTCGGACTTCTTCGGCACCACGACAACCGCCGAGGACAAGGGCGACCACTTTGTCATCAATGGCCAGAAACGCTTCATCGTGGGCGCCGAAGGGGCCGACTACTTCCTTGTGTACGCCAAGACCGATCCGGCCGCCGAACCACACAAGGCCCTCACCTGCTTCATCGTGGACCGCGGCCCCGGGGTGCGGGTGGACTATATCTACGGCCTCATGGGCAGCCGCGGCGGCGGCGCCGGGCGGGTGGTCTTCAAGGATGTCCGGGTCCCCAAGGAGAACATCGTGGGCCGGCTCAACGGCGGCTACGCGGTCTTCAACACCATGATGATCCCCGAGCGCCTGGGCACCGCGGCCATGACCATCGGCGCGGCCCGACCAGCCCTGACCGTGGCCACGGGCTACACCACACGGCGAAAGGCCTTCGGCCAGCCCATCGCCCAGTTCCAGGGTGTCAGCTTCCAGGTGGCCGAGGCGGCCATGCTCCTGGATGCCGCCCGCAGCATGATCTACACCACCGCCCGCATGGTCGACTCGGGCGTCCCGGCCAGGGAGACCCGCCGCATGGTCAGCCAGGCCAAGAAGTTCGTCACCGAATCGTGCCAGAAGGTGGCCCACAACGCCATGCAGGTGATGGGCGGCATCGGCTACACCAACGTGTTTCCGGTGGAACGCATCGCCCGCGACCTTCGCCTGGCCTCCATCTGGACCGGCTCCAACGAGGTGATGAGCATGATCATCGCCCACGAGTGGTACAAGGAGTACCTGGCCAGCAAGGCGAAGAAAGCGGAACGGGATTATGAAAACGATGCGGCCGAAGCCTTTGCCGAAGGGGAGAAGATCTACGAATGA
- a CDS encoding MerR family transcriptional regulator — protein sequence MSIPNDEPTWTVSQLAGEFDISTRTIRFYEEKGLLAPSRTNGGHRLFTKRDRARLKLILRGKRFGFTLEEIADMIGLISDGIDEREQIRRTLRYADRSLREIRQRMAELRLFESEILEMLEKITLRRDELEQEEGKNV from the coding sequence ATGTCCATCCCAAACGACGAACCGACCTGGACCGTCAGCCAACTGGCCGGCGAATTCGATATCAGCACCCGCACCATCCGCTTTTACGAAGAGAAGGGCTTGCTGGCGCCAAGCCGCACCAACGGCGGCCACCGCCTCTTCACCAAGCGGGACCGCGCGCGCCTCAAGTTGATTTTGCGGGGCAAGCGCTTCGGCTTCACCCTCGAGGAGATCGCCGACATGATCGGACTGATTTCCGACGGCATCGATGAGCGGGAACAGATCCGGCGCACCCTGCGCTATGCGGACCGCAGTTTGCGAGAGATCCGCCAACGCATGGCAGAACTCAGGTTGTTCGAATCGGAAATATTGGAAATGCTGGAAAAAATAACGCTCCGGCGCGACGAACTGGAACAGGAGGAGGGCAAAAATGTTTGA